The following coding sequences lie in one Rutidosis leptorrhynchoides isolate AG116_Rl617_1_P2 chromosome 4, CSIRO_AGI_Rlap_v1, whole genome shotgun sequence genomic window:
- the LOC139840395 gene encoding uncharacterized protein, translating into MISSSDRNKSGSSSILRHNFQRSISPSGNPYVRFSTDQNRHVSPNRSVATSSTINLNSNKNNNTDKKWSYGSKKTCLCSPTTHPGSFRCSLHKNLNSNTKNLKGNRENGDVSYRSHKLYARRSAMVNSLVRIGTVEGELMKRALAALIRPSSHQQRRRNDFQPKPSRLSIMSKADC; encoded by the coding sequence ATGATATCTTCATCAGATAGAAACAAATCTGGATCATCATCGATCCTCCGACACAATTTTCAACGATCAATTTCACCTTCCGGCAACCCTTACGTCCGATTCTCAACCGATCAAAACCGTCATGTGTCTCCAAACCGCTCCGTTGCCACGTCATCAACTATAAACTTGAATAGTAACAAAAACAACAATACTGATAAGAAGTGGAGTTACGGGTCGAAGAAAACGTGTTTATGTTCGCCTACAACGCATCCTGGATCGTTTAGATGTAGTTTAcataaaaatttaaattcaaatacgAAGAATTTGAAAGGAAACCGTGAGAATGGTGACGTGTCATATCGATCGCATAAATTGTATGCTAGAAGATCTGCGATGGTGAATTCGCTTGTACGGATTGGGACTGTTGAAGGTGAGCTTATGAAACGTGCATTAGCGGCTTTAATTCGACCATCATCGCATCAACAGAGACGACGGAACGATTTTCAGCCGAAACCAAGCCGGCTTTCGATTATGTCTAAGGCTGATTGTTAG